The Ketobacter alkanivorans genome includes the window TATCGACAGTCTCGATATATGGTTAAAGAAACACAACTCAAGATTGGAAACCGAAGCGCTCATACAGCAACAACTTAGTGAGTTTCGACGCACACTCTTGTACGACCAAAAGCTCATGAACTCTCACCGCGATGTCATTATCAATCAACTGCTGACAGATATGGCAACCATATTGCCCATGCTCGGATTGGAACAGGATCAGGAGGAGGAAATATACAATGCGATCGAACCCATTGTTTGTTCCATGTCCCAATCACTGGAAGATCAAGCCAGTTCTAATCAGGACTTCTTGCAAATCGTAAGTAATCTACTCACCCACTTACAGAGCAAACAAGATCCGGCACCAACTGAAGAAGAGTGCATCACGCTGTTCTAATCCGTCCCCCAATCGGGTGATTTATTTACTCATACCTTTTCGTCATTCTGAGTTAAACACAAAGAACTACTCAGGTGACCACAATGCGCTTACAACGACTTATCATCGGCATTCAGATTTTGCTATTACTGATTTTGCTCTCCAGCAAGGGTATGGCAGCCAATTGTGATTCCAGCCCATTCATTGCTCCAGAAACCGATCGAAACAGGTTGGAAAGCGGTTTGACCGGCAAATGGGTTCAAAGCTTTGATGAAAAGCGCCTGACAATTAAGGATATCGATGGTAACTCATGGGATTACTACGCCATCGAAAAGAAACCGGAAAACCCGCAGGGTCTGGTGCTGTTTTTACATGGGTTTCCCGAATTCGCCCACGCATGGGAACAGCAATTGGAATATTTCGGCAACACTCACCATGCGGTTGCCATAGACCTTAAAGGGCATCACTATTCCTCCAGCCCTGACAACATCGAAGAATACGATTTTATTGAACTAGCCTGGGAGACCCGCGCACTCATTCGCTGCCTGGGGTATGACACCGCCACCATCGTCGGCCACGATTTTGGCGGTGCCCTCGGTTGGATCATGGGCATGTTGCACCCAGACGCCGTTGATGGTCTGGTTATCCTCAGCGTGCCCCATCCCTATCTGTTTGGCAGAGCCCTGCTGGATCCCAACAGCGACCAGGCACAGCGCAGCCGCTACATGGACTACGCCAGAGGCACCACCCTCAGTGATCAATTGAACTTTTCTAAAATCATATTCAGTGATCTATCAATCTTCGAAAGTGGCTTTTATTCAGGCACCCGAATCCTGCGCCTGATGCTGGAAAACTGGGTTCCCACCAGCCGTTGGAAAACCATGAAGCATTACTATCGCGCCATGCCCTACCCCGCCAACGAACAGGACTACCCTGTCAAACTTACTGCATTCCAAAAGAAAATATACAGCGTCAAGCGCCCTACATTGTTTCTTTGGGGGCTATCCGACCCTTATTTCGCACCAGAAACCCTAAACGGCATAGAGGAGCTGGTACCCGATCTGGAACTTATAATCTACCCGAACGGTACTCACTGGCTACACCACGAAGCAGAAGACCTGAATCTGCGTATAGACACGTTCCTGTCCCGCATC containing:
- a CDS encoding alpha/beta fold hydrolase, whose translation is MRLQRLIIGIQILLLLILLSSKGMAANCDSSPFIAPETDRNRLESGLTGKWVQSFDEKRLTIKDIDGNSWDYYAIEKKPENPQGLVLFLHGFPEFAHAWEQQLEYFGNTHHAVAIDLKGHHYSSSPDNIEEYDFIELAWETRALIRCLGYDTATIVGHDFGGALGWIMGMLHPDAVDGLVILSVPHPYLFGRALLDPNSDQAQRSRYMDYARGTTLSDQLNFSKIIFSDLSIFESGFYSGTRILRLMLENWVPTSRWKTMKHYYRAMPYPANEQDYPVKLTAFQKKIYSVKRPTLFLWGLSDPYFAPETLNGIEELVPDLELIIYPNGTHWLHHEAEDLNLRIDTFLSRILP